In the Campylobacter sp. RM6914 genome, one interval contains:
- a CDS encoding peptidoglycan D,D-transpeptidase FtsI family protein — protein sequence MNSKKSKITILFLFITLGILLFVAVIFYRATIERKLPRLQSSEINTALRGSIITKDGFSVASSQKLYKVMLDTRNIDPNKKEMFIKLYSLYSGEDPNAVRKIINGTNGQVTLSYKIDAKGAAYLKELARKLNRKKILISYQDKNGNVSFQGMSIVESGENRRYMAAHAIAPALGYTKKTEKDNMTKTVGVKGVERYYEDYLAPIQDAKILGPRDVGSNIILTSDSNLANRIDGYNAILSIPLKFQTKLEQILDERRSFLDAKEIVICIMNSKTGEILSLASSSRYDPSNIKRTDYPALNSTATEYAYEVGSVFKPFIFALLLQENKINPLENINTHNGRYQLGKRIIRDTHPEPFMSAEDIIVYSSNIGMIEIVNRLSGTEIYQGLLNFGFSRKTGIDMPYEQVGMLPNTTRLNSQTYKATVSYGYGLQSTFMQLLKAYNVFNNKGVEVTPHLVEFLEKNGKHFTLPKDEPKQIISQEAAKIMKRILIKTVDKGTGIKAQTPGLEVGGKTGTAHIAVGKGGYSNTYNGSFFGFANDSKGNSYTIGVLARNPQKPYYYFGAQSALPVFKKAIDLMVEEGYLVPDEAIIAQINAKKEQDKDKKKTQERRILD from the coding sequence ATGAATTCCAAAAAGTCAAAAATAACTATACTTTTTTTATTTATCACATTAGGAATTCTTCTTTTTGTCGCGGTTATATTTTATAGAGCAACGATAGAGAGAAAACTTCCAAGACTTCAATCAAGCGAGATAAACACCGCACTGCGTGGAAGCATAATCACAAAAGACGGCTTTAGTGTTGCATCAAGCCAAAAACTATACAAAGTCATGCTTGATACAAGAAACATCGATCCAAACAAAAAAGAGATGTTCATAAAACTTTATTCGCTTTACAGCGGAGAAGATCCAAACGCCGTAAGAAAGATCATAAACGGCACAAACGGGCAAGTTACTCTTTCTTACAAGATAGACGCAAAAGGGGCAGCATACTTAAAAGAATTGGCCAGAAAATTAAACAGGAAAAAAATTCTTATCTCCTATCAAGACAAAAACGGCAACGTTTCATTTCAAGGTATGAGCATAGTCGAAAGTGGCGAAAACCGCAGATACATGGCCGCTCATGCCATAGCACCGGCTCTTGGGTATACTAAAAAAACGGAAAAAGACAACATGACAAAGACAGTCGGTGTAAAGGGAGTAGAAAGATACTACGAAGACTACCTGGCTCCGATACAAGATGCTAAAATTCTTGGACCGCGAGACGTAGGAAGCAACATCATCTTAACAAGTGATTCAAATTTAGCTAACAGGATCGACGGATACAACGCCATATTGTCCATACCTTTAAAATTTCAAACAAAGCTTGAGCAAATCCTCGATGAAAGACGAAGTTTTTTAGACGCAAAAGAAATTGTTATCTGTATAATGAACAGCAAAACAGGTGAAATTTTATCTCTTGCCTCAAGCTCAAGATATGATCCCTCAAATATAAAACGCACCGACTATCCTGCCCTAAACTCAACCGCAACCGAATACGCATACGAAGTAGGTTCTGTATTTAAACCGTTTATATTTGCATTATTGCTTCAAGAAAATAAGATAAATCCGCTTGAAAACATAAATACGCACAATGGTCGCTATCAACTTGGAAAGCGTATAATAAGGGATACTCACCCAGAGCCTTTTATGAGCGCGGAAGACATTATAGTATATAGCTCAAACATCGGCATGATCGAGATAGTAAACCGCTTAAGCGGTACAGAAATTTATCAAGGTCTTTTAAATTTTGGCTTTTCTAGAAAAACCGGCATAGACATGCCTTACGAGCAAGTCGGCATGCTACCAAACACAACAAGACTAAACTCTCAAACATATAAAGCAACCGTTAGCTACGGATACGGACTTCAATCAACCTTTATGCAACTGCTTAAGGCATACAACGTCTTTAACAACAAAGGAGTTGAAGTAACCCCTCATTTGGTTGAGTTTTTAGAAAAAAACGGCAAACATTTTACACTGCCAAAAGATGAACCAAAGCAAATCATCAGCCAAGAAGCTGCAAAAATAATGAAAAGAATTTTAATAAAAACCGTAGATAAGGGAACTGGCATAAAAGCCCAAACTCCAGGACTTGAGGTAGGTGGAAAAACAGGCACCGCGCACATTGCCGTAGGAAAAGGCGGATATAGTAATACCTACAACGGTTCGTTTTTCGGTTTTGCAAACGACTCTAAAGGTAACAGCTACACCATAGGCGTTCTAGCCAGAAATCCACAAAAACCATACTATTATTTTGGTGCACAAAGCGCATTACCCGTATTTAAAAAGGCGATTGATTTGATGGTTGAAGAGGGCTACTTAGTGCCGGATGAAGCCATAATCGCACAAATAAATGCTAAAAAAGAGCAAGATAAAGATAAGAAAAAGACACAAGAGCGTAGGATTTTAGACTAG
- a CDS encoding response regulator: MKVQNNSLVDFLSQLEAGKNEKNKSLKFDEILNSALENKTSKNDLSQEVEDFKQRLSELGAYGYITQLNEDKIEQKIAQKRNELIETLGINDPNKSNDQRSELLKVLEEMLSEYRKQIQNSLASQSILEKQQQLAGIRSCRTFFGVGLV, encoded by the coding sequence ATGAAAGTTCAAAACAACTCTTTGGTTGATTTTCTATCGCAACTTGAAGCTGGTAAAAATGAAAAAAACAAGAGTTTGAAATTTGATGAAATTTTAAACTCAGCCCTTGAAAACAAGACAAGTAAAAACGATCTCTCGCAAGAAGTAGAAGACTTTAAGCAACGCCTTAGCGAGCTTGGCGCATATGGATATATAACACAACTAAATGAAGATAAAATCGAGCAAAAAATAGCTCAAAAAAGAAATGAGTTAATAGAAACGCTTGGCATAAACGATCCAAATAAAAGCAATGATCAGCGCAGTGAGCTTTTAAAGGTACTTGAGGAAATGCTAAGCGAGTATCGCAAGCAAATACAAAACTCCCTTGCGAGTCAGAGTATACTTGAAAAACAGCAACAACTTGCAGGAATCCGTTCTTGCAGAACTTTCTTTGGCGTAGGGCTAGTCTAA
- the maf gene encoding septum formation inhibitor Maf, which produces MLTLASSSQTRAKILTENGIKFKQISFDFNENDVSDQCEPHIYVQNVVKSKKEQFLKLYPDVKNVIFADSCVACDGKILGKAKNKQDAINMLNLQSGNIASVFTAMIFLAEDFEFINVSETAYKFANFKEEDIKEYIKNGEYKDKAGAMMVEGFNKKYIIKQIGNTSTARGLNVELLKAYL; this is translated from the coding sequence ATGTTAACACTTGCTTCAAGTTCACAAACAAGAGCTAAAATTTTAACCGAGAACGGCATAAAATTTAAACAAATTTCATTTGATTTTAACGAGAACGATGTGAGTGATCAATGTGAGCCACATATCTATGTTCAAAATGTCGTAAAATCCAAAAAAGAGCAGTTTTTAAAACTATATCCGGATGTAAAAAATGTCATCTTTGCAGATAGCTGTGTAGCTTGTGACGGTAAAATTTTAGGCAAGGCAAAAAACAAGCAAGATGCTATTAATATGCTTAACCTGCAAAGCGGCAATATCGCTTCAGTTTTTACGGCAATGATATTTTTAGCAGAGGATTTTGAATTTATAAACGTTAGCGAAACTGCATATAAATTTGCAAATTTTAAAGAAGAAGACATAAAAGAGTATATCAAAAACGGTGAATACAAAGACAAAGCGGGAGCGATGATGGTAGAAGGTTTTAACAAAAAATATATCATAAAACAAATCGGCAATACAAGCACTGCAAGAGGGCTAAATGTCGAACTTTTAAAGGCATATTTATGA
- the alaS gene encoding alanine--tRNA ligase produces MQNFDVRQAYLDYFKSKGHEVIESAPLVPNDATLLFTNAGMVPFKSIFTGEVPRPTPPIRTSCQTCIRAGGKHNDLDNVGYTARHHTFFEMLGNFSFGEYFKKDAIAYAWEFVTQVLKLPKDRLYVTVHESDDEAYGMWQEHIAKERIYKFGDKDNFWQMGDTGPCGPCSEIFYDQGAEHFNSDEDYMGGDGDRFLEIWNLVFMQFERSADGKLTTLPKPSIDTGMGLERVTAIKEGKFSNYDSSLFMPYINEVAKLCGKPYEYATGASYRVISDHIRSVTFLLAQGVNFDKEGRGYVLRRILRRAVRHGYLLGIKKPFMYKLVDKVCELMGGHYAYLNEKKEAVKEQIKLEEERFFATIASGLELFNDELTRTKDIFSGEVAFKLYDTFGFPLDLTADMLRDKNLKVDEAKFDELMSEQKARAKAAWKGSGDKSAKGDFKELLEEFGENEFIGYEALDSQSKILAILDEDFKRTNSLKAGENGWVMFDKTPFYAQSGGQCGDSGEITGKAQILDTQKFHGLNLSSVKANVELKTGDEVSVKVSSERSEIARHHSATHILHSALRKVLGTHIAQAGSSVEADKLRFDFSHPKALTSEELARIEAFVQNAIVKGEAAKTQIMDIEDAKNSGAIALFGEKYADKVRVLSFGEVSKELCGGTHVHNLNEIGAFFITKESGVSAGVRRIEAVCSKAALNLAKNLHAELDEIKTELKSIEPIIAIKKLKTEIKSLKDELKNAGSSKAINLSDINGVKVCVEILESGDIKTAIDEIKNANERTAVLFMQVKDDKVAIAAGVKNASIKAGEWVKMTAQILGGNGGGKDDFATAGGKDTSKIQDATKAALEFAKEKLI; encoded by the coding sequence ATGCAAAATTTTGATGTTAGACAGGCTTATTTAGACTATTTTAAAAGCAAGGGACACGAGGTTATAGAGTCGGCTCCGCTAGTGCCAAACGATGCGACACTGCTATTTACAAATGCAGGAATGGTGCCATTTAAAAGTATTTTTACCGGCGAAGTTCCACGCCCTACTCCTCCTATCCGCACAAGTTGCCAAACCTGTATAAGAGCGGGCGGCAAGCACAACGACTTAGACAACGTCGGCTACACGGCTCGTCACCATACATTTTTTGAGATGCTTGGAAACTTTAGCTTCGGCGAATACTTCAAAAAAGACGCGATCGCATACGCCTGGGAATTTGTTACGCAAGTATTAAAACTTCCAAAAGATCGTCTATATGTAACAGTTCATGAGAGCGATGACGAAGCTTACGGAATGTGGCAAGAGCATATCGCAAAAGAGAGAATTTATAAATTCGGTGATAAAGATAACTTCTGGCAAATGGGCGATACGGGACCTTGCGGGCCTTGCTCTGAGATATTTTACGATCAAGGCGCGGAGCATTTTAACTCAGATGAGGACTATATGGGCGGTGACGGAGACCGCTTTTTGGAGATTTGGAACTTAGTATTTATGCAGTTTGAGCGAAGTGCGGACGGCAAGCTAACCACACTTCCAAAGCCCTCGATTGATACCGGAATGGGACTTGAGCGCGTAACCGCGATAAAAGAGGGTAAATTTAGCAACTACGATAGCTCACTTTTCATGCCTTATATAAACGAGGTCGCCAAACTTTGCGGTAAGCCTTACGAGTACGCCACAGGTGCGAGCTACCGCGTCATTAGTGATCATATCCGCTCGGTTACCTTTTTACTGGCTCAGGGCGTAAATTTTGATAAAGAGGGTCGCGGATACGTGCTTCGCAGGATTTTACGTCGTGCGGTGCGCCACGGCTACCTGCTTGGTATCAAAAAGCCGTTTATGTATAAGCTTGTCGATAAGGTTTGCGAGCTAATGGGCGGACACTACGCGTATCTAAACGAGAAAAAAGAGGCGGTAAAAGAGCAAATCAAACTTGAAGAGGAGAGATTTTTCGCTACGATCGCTTCGGGGCTTGAGCTGTTTAACGATGAGCTAACACGCACAAAAGATATATTTAGCGGCGAAGTTGCGTTTAAGCTATATGACACATTTGGCTTCCCACTAGATCTAACTGCCGATATGCTAAGAGATAAAAATCTAAAGGTCGATGAGGCAAAATTTGATGAGCTTATGAGCGAGCAAAAGGCACGCGCAAAAGCCGCTTGGAAAGGCAGTGGAGATAAGAGCGCAAAGGGCGACTTTAAAGAGCTTTTAGAGGAGTTTGGTGAGAATGAATTTATAGGTTACGAAGCGCTTGATAGCCAGAGTAAAATTTTAGCCATACTTGATGAGGACTTTAAGCGCACAAATAGCCTAAAAGCCGGCGAGAACGGCTGGGTAATGTTTGATAAGACTCCATTTTACGCGCAAAGCGGCGGTCAATGCGGCGATAGCGGCGAGATAACAGGCAAAGCGCAAATCCTTGATACGCAAAAATTTCACGGATTAAATTTATCGAGTGTTAAAGCAAATGTAGAGCTAAAAACAGGCGACGAGGTAAGCGTAAAAGTAAGCAGTGAGCGAAGCGAGATAGCACGCCACCACAGCGCTACCCACATCCTACACTCAGCACTTAGAAAGGTCCTAGGCACACATATCGCACAAGCTGGATCAAGCGTAGAGGCTGATAAACTACGCTTTGACTTCTCTCATCCTAAGGCTCTCACAAGTGAGGAGCTTGCGAGAATAGAAGCCTTCGTGCAAAACGCCATAGTAAAAGGCGAAGCGGCAAAAACCCAGATAATGGATATAGAAGATGCTAAGAATAGCGGTGCGATCGCACTATTTGGCGAGAAGTACGCCGATAAAGTGCGCGTGCTAAGTTTTGGCGAGGTTAGCAAGGAGCTTTGCGGAGGAACTCATGTGCATAATTTAAATGAGATCGGAGCATTTTTTATAACCAAAGAGAGTGGCGTAAGTGCCGGTGTGCGCAGGATCGAGGCTGTTTGCTCAAAGGCAGCCCTAAATTTAGCTAAAAATTTACACGCCGAGCTAGATGAGATTAAAACCGAGCTAAAGAGCATAGAACCGATAATCGCGATTAAAAAGCTAAAAACTGAGATAAAAAGCTTAAAGGACGAGCTTAAAAATGCAGGTAGCTCAAAAGCTATAAATTTAAGCGACATTAATGGCGTAAAAGTGTGCGTTGAAATTTTAGAAAGCGGCGATATAAAAACTGCGATAGATGAGATCAAAAACGCAAATGAACGCACTGCTGTGCTATTTATGCAAGTAAAAGACGATAAAGTCGCTATCGCGGCAGGTGTGAAAAACGCTAGCATAAAAGCAGGCGAATGGGTTAAAATGACGGCTCAAATTTTAGGCGGTAATGGCGGAGGCAAGGATGACTTCGCAACAGCAGGCGGTAAAGATACATCAAAAATTCAAGATGCCACAAAAGCAGCACTTGAATTTGCAAAGGAAAAACTCATCTAA
- the flgB gene encoding flagellar basal body rod protein FlgB, with translation MFVLQHSKSSDLVAEAMSAREMRQRLISGNIANIDTPFYKARDINFETTLRQKADEIYNRSNSTKLDLAQTDDAHIPMVDFPRNDRAQVFLRDGHMARNDANTVDLDIETTELSKNSTMLSALDNAYRRHGSIFRNVIESSGKL, from the coding sequence ATGTTTGTACTTCAACATTCAAAGTCATCTGATCTAGTAGCCGAAGCTATGAGCGCAAGAGAGATGCGTCAAAGACTAATATCCGGCAATATAGCAAACATTGACACTCCTTTTTATAAAGCACGGGATATAAATTTCGAAACAACACTTAGACAAAAAGCGGATGAAATTTATAACAGATCAAACTCAACCAAGCTAGATCTAGCTCAAACCGACGACGCACATATACCTATGGTGGATTTTCCAAGAAACGATAGGGCACAAGTGTTTTTGCGCGACGGTCATATGGCTAGAAATGACGCAAATACGGTTGATCTTGATATAGAAACAACCGAGCTAAGCAAAAACTCCACTATGCTAAGCGCACTTGATAACGCCTATAGACGCCACGGATCGATCTTTAGAAACGTTATAGAGTCCAGTGGTAAACTATAA
- the fliE gene encoding flagellar hook-basal body complex protein FliE — MINNINGINEASLAQNNKKVSQANQNEFENILNNSLKELNEVQVNADKAVADLATGEVKDLHQAAIAIGKADMSMKLMLEIRNKAISAYKEISRTQI, encoded by the coding sequence ATGATAAATAATATAAACGGCATAAACGAAGCATCTTTAGCACAAAACAATAAAAAAGTAAGCCAAGCAAATCAAAATGAATTTGAAAACATATTAAACAACTCGCTAAAAGAGCTAAACGAAGTTCAAGTAAATGCTGACAAAGCCGTTGCAGACCTTGCCACAGGCGAAGTAAAAGACCTACACCAAGCAGCTATCGCGATAGGCAAAGCAGATATGAGTATGAAATTAATGCTTGAAATTCGCAACAAAGCAATCAGCGCATATAAAGAAATTTCAAGAACTCAAATTTAA
- a CDS encoding thioredoxin domain-containing protein, whose translation MKKILTVLLSMFLFLGCSSEEKETSVLNFKEYAKGEEIKLTSVSGKELTLVRTQNGFNIKGDENKIIMFDIFGTFCPPCQKEAPNLMEYQLKNVENFILIGLTYFENVTDEYVQKEFIEKYNGYYFIANNQKINERLVEQITRDIDYKREISLPFKVVTKDGAYQLLTDVDSGNFGVKYYLGGIKIDKMKSDIERIQSAK comes from the coding sequence AAAAAGAGACGAGTGTTTTAAATTTTAAAGAATACGCAAAAGGCGAAGAGATAAAATTAACAAGCGTTTCCGGTAAAGAACTAACCCTTGTAAGAACGCAAAATGGATTTAACATAAAAGGCGATGAAAACAAGATCATAATGTTTGATATATTTGGCACATTTTGCCCTCCTTGTCAAAAAGAAGCTCCAAATTTAATGGAATACCAACTAAAAAATGTTGAAAATTTTATACTTATCGGACTTACTTACTTTGAAAACGTAACAGACGAATATGTCCAAAAAGAATTTATAGAAAAATACAATGGATACTACTTTATCGCAAACAACCAAAAGATAAATGAGCGTTTGGTAGAGCAAATCACTCGCGATATAGATTATAAACGCGAGATAAGCTTACCGTTTAAGGTAGTAACAAAAGATGGTGCATATCAGCTTTTAACGGATGTAGATAGTGGAAATTTTGGAGTTAAATATTATCTTGGCGGTATAAAAATAGACAAAATGAAAAGTGACATCGAAAGAATTCAAAGCGCAAAATAG
- a CDS encoding 3-isopropylmalate dehydratase: protein MIEYDIAFARLGQFLPFLHIASAAVFIGLQLGLLIFGRYLLSNRCKSTDKVFLTIRFLRQFGIFLIISLFVIAASSFLFSNQDASLRSADPMATAILATKWTLWLFLTLNLSYMFYHYKKALVALKIREKITLHESLVVIIIYFTPLNLIVSFIAVYLGVAYKDF from the coding sequence ATGATCGAATACGACATAGCTTTTGCGCGTTTAGGGCAATTTTTGCCCTTTTTACATATAGCGTCTGCCGCCGTTTTTATAGGACTTCAGCTTGGCTTGCTGATATTTGGCAGATATCTTTTATCAAATAGATGCAAAAGCACAGACAAGGTGTTTTTAACTATAAGATTTTTAAGACAATTTGGTATTTTTTTGATAATATCACTATTTGTTATCGCAGCAAGTAGCTTTTTATTTAGCAATCAAGATGCGTCATTAAGATCAGCAGACCCGATGGCTACGGCTATACTTGCGACAAAGTGGACACTATGGCTGTTTTTAACACTAAATCTTAGCTATATGTTTTATCACTACAAAAAGGCACTTGTTGCACTAAAAATTCGAGAAAAGATAACGCTTCATGAAAGCCTAGTCGTTATTATCATCTACTTTACTCCTTTAAATTTAATAGTATCATTCATAGCCGTTTATCTAGGCGTTGCTTATAAGGATTTTTAA
- the hemH gene encoding ferrochelatase produces the protein MKKLILLLNMGGPRKSCEVEIFLKNMFNDPCILGVKNPFLRKFLAFMITKMRLKSAQENYKQIGGKSPICEITQRLCDKLNQNNKFVFDYAMNYTPPFCKEVLSRHENVDEIVVFPLYPHYSITTVTSSLNDFYKAYNELGLKAKVQEVRYFYESKEYNQIIIKNIKDKILSMDVGEISMIFSAHSLPQKIINNGDRYEAHVKEHVEILTNLLEKEGLNFKDVKLAYQSRLGPVKWLEPSLNDVLSLLKNKKALIYPLSFCVDNSETIFELDVEYRHIAKELGFEFYEVCECPNASDAFAEFIVNNIKE, from the coding sequence ATGAAAAAACTGATACTTCTTCTAAATATGGGCGGTCCAAGAAAGAGCTGTGAAGTTGAAATTTTCTTAAAAAATATGTTTAACGATCCTTGTATTTTAGGGGTTAAAAATCCTTTTTTGCGTAAATTTTTGGCTTTTATGATAACAAAAATGAGGCTCAAATCAGCTCAAGAAAATTATAAGCAAATAGGCGGAAAGTCACCTATTTGTGAGATAACTCAAAGGCTTTGTGACAAGCTAAATCAAAACAATAAATTTGTATTTGACTATGCTATGAACTATACGCCACCATTTTGTAAAGAGGTTTTAAGCAGACATGAAAACGTAGACGAGATAGTTGTTTTTCCTCTTTATCCTCATTATTCTATCACGACCGTAACTTCAAGTTTAAACGACTTTTATAAAGCTTATAATGAGCTTGGCTTAAAGGCAAAAGTGCAAGAAGTGAGGTATTTTTACGAAAGTAAAGAGTATAATCAAATAATCATAAAAAACATAAAAGATAAAATATTAAGCATGGATGTGGGTGAAATTTCAATGATATTTTCAGCTCACTCCTTACCTCAAAAAATTATCAACAACGGCGATAGATACGAAGCGCATGTGAAAGAGCATGTTGAAATTTTAACAAATTTATTAGAAAAAGAGGGGTTAAATTTTAAAGATGTCAAGCTTGCATATCAGTCTCGTCTAGGTCCTGTTAAGTGGCTTGAGCCGTCTTTGAATGATGTTCTTTCTTTGCTTAAAAATAAAAAAGCTTTGATCTATCCACTGTCTTTTTGCGTGGATAATTCAGAGACGATTTTTGAGCTTGATGTTGAGTATAGACATATCGCAAAAGAGCTTGGTTTTGAGTTTTATGAGGTGTGCGAGTGTCCAAATGCCTCTGACGCTTTTGCGGAGTTTATAGTAAACAATATAAAGGAATAG
- the flgC gene encoding flagellar basal body rod protein FlgC: MSYLNDFDISGYGLSAQRFRMNVISSNIANAQTTRTAEGGPYRRQEVIFKAIDFNKILNEQIRDNDSLLEYENPLDDPASPKNAHPSLMSVVVDKVVRDDKDFMLKYDPNHPDANVNGYVVFPNINPVIEMSDLLEATRAYQANVAAFQSAKTIAQSAIQLISGQSS; the protein is encoded by the coding sequence ATGTCTTACTTAAATGATTTTGATATAAGCGGATACGGACTTAGCGCGCAACGCTTTAGAATGAACGTTATAAGTTCAAACATAGCAAATGCTCAAACTACACGCACCGCAGAAGGCGGACCATATAGAAGACAAGAAGTTATTTTTAAAGCGATTGATTTTAATAAAATTTTAAACGAACAAATAAGAGATAACGACTCTTTGCTTGAGTATGAAAACCCTCTTGATGATCCAGCGTCGCCCAAAAATGCACATCCGTCGCTTATGAGCGTGGTTGTTGATAAAGTTGTTCGCGACGATAAGGACTTTATGTTAAAATACGATCCAAACCATCCTGATGCAAACGTAAATGGATATGTAGTTTTCCCTAATATCAATCCGGTTATAGAGATGAGTGATCTTTTGGAAGCCACAAGGGCGTATCAGGCAAACGTAGCTGCTTTTCAAAGCGCTAAAACTATCGCACAAAGCGCGATACAACTAATTTCAGGACAATCATCATGA
- a CDS encoding Gfo/Idh/MocA family oxidoreductase, which translates to MKLKIGIVGYSGIAKKHYAILRRSDKFEVCGVFDASCRDDHCRAKFFDDFNSFIEEAKPQAIVLCLSSDELVFGFFKCAKYCKNILIAEPKFKSLSEIKEIKYAATTNKANVCSGMSLRFNPVITSLKRALAKEEEIYSINISHCVSMPGKNIVRELCMFDIDLAKILSNSEIYEFSYSEANKTNARSADNVAMKLKTKNQILINISNSISSCINRFVVEVNAKSGVYIGDLSGVRLHQLNEYGQINLKVYQDENEIKTQYDEFYNLCQSGESSELSNLDDLIKIKELFA; encoded by the coding sequence ATGAAGCTTAAAATCGGCATTGTTGGGTATTCTGGTATTGCCAAAAAACACTATGCTATATTAAGGCGTTCTGATAAATTTGAAGTTTGCGGGGTGTTTGACGCTAGCTGTCGTGATGATCATTGTAGGGCTAAATTTTTTGATGATTTTAACAGTTTCATAGAAGAGGCCAAACCTCAAGCGATCGTGCTTTGCCTTTCTAGTGATGAGCTTGTTTTTGGCTTTTTTAAATGCGCCAAATACTGTAAAAATATACTAATCGCCGAGCCTAAATTTAAAAGTTTAAGCGAGATAAAAGAGATAAAATACGCCGCAACCACCAACAAGGCAAATGTCTGTAGCGGTATGAGCTTGAGGTTTAATCCGGTTATCACCTCGCTAAAACGCGCACTTGCAAAAGAAGAGGAAATTTATAGTATAAATATATCTCACTGTGTATCAATGCCTGGTAAAAATATCGTTAGAGAGCTTTGTATGTTTGATATCGATCTTGCTAAAATTTTAAGCAATAGTGAAATTTATGAATTTTCATACTCCGAGGCAAACAAAACTAACGCAAGGTCTGCTGATAATGTAGCCATGAAGCTTAAAACTAAAAATCAAATTTTAATAAACATTTCAAATTCTATCTCAAGCTGTATAAACCGTTTTGTGGTGGAAGTAAATGCTAAAAGTGGTGTTTATATAGGGGATCTAAGCGGAGTTAGACTTCATCAATTAAACGAATACGGACAGATAAATTTAAAGGTTTATCAAGACGAAAACGAGATAAAAACACAGTATGACGAGTTTTACAACCTTTGCCAGAGTGGTGAAAGCAGCGAGCTTTCAAACCTTGATGACCTAATCAAGATCAAAGAACTTTTTGCATGA